The genomic segment TGTCACCCCCGTGGAACTCGCCGCCGCCCGGGCGGGCAGGCACCCCATTGTCTGACCGGGGTGGGGCGCTTCCGCAGAGAATTCACGAATCAGGCATGGAGGCGCCGACCCGGGGTAGGGCGATTGTCACGCGGAAACAAATCCGCGTACCCCCCGAAGACAACCGCTGGGAAGACACGAGCGGAAGGGACATCATGACTCAGGATCTTTCCCCCAGTTCGGCCACGTACCAGTCGACGAACGGTGGTGGCGGTGTACGGGACCAGGCCCGCCAGGTCGGCTCCGACGCCGCGAACGCGGGCGGCGCCGTGGCGCAGACCGCCAAGGAGCAGGGCCGGGAGGTCGTGGGCGAGGCCAAGCGGCAGGCCCGCGACCTCTACAGCGAGACCCGCAGCCAGGTCACCGCGCAGGCCGGTCAGCAGCAGCAGCGCGCCGCCAGCGGACTGCGCTCCCTCGCCGACGAGATGCGCACCATGGCGCAGCAGGGCGGTGGCTCCGGGCCGGTCACCGAGCTGGCCCACCAGGCGGCCGAGCGGGTGCACGGCGTGGCCGGCTGGCTGGAGCAGCGCGAGCCGGGCGACCTGCTCCACGAGGTGAAGAACTACGCCCGCCGCAACCCCGGCACGTTCCTCGTCGGCGCGGCGCTGCTGGGCGTGGTCGCCGGACGGCTCACCCGCAACATCACCGCGCTCGGCGACGACAGCGCGGCGCGGCCGGCGTACGACCCGGACCGTACCGCCGTCATCCCGACCGCGCGTGAGATGCCGGACCAGGTGCCGCCGGGCGGCTACCTCGACCCGACGCCGGGCAGCTACGCCGAGCCGGACCCGGGCTACTCCGCGCCGGGCGCGACCTACCCGACCGGCGGCGCCCCGAACACCTGGGCCGACCCGGCGGGTGGCACCGGTCAGCCGCTGCCGCCGCCGGAGCGCACCGACCCGCTGCCGGGTGTCCCGTCGACCGGCGCTCCCCGCCCGTGACCGGCCGCACCGGCAGAAGGGAGGCGACGGCATGACCGTACCCACGCAGGACCCCGGCTATCAGGCGGCGGGCGCCCCGCCCCACGCCGACGAGGTGCGGAGCAGCTCGATCGGCGACCTGATGCGTCAGGTCACCACGGACCTGTCCACGCTGATGCGCCAGGAGGTCGAGCTGGCCAAGGCGGAGATCCGCCAGGAGGGCAAGAAGGCGGGCAAGGCCGCCGGACTGTTCGGCGGCGCCGGCTTCGGCGGCTACATGGTGGCGCTCTTCGTCTCGATCGCGATCTGGCAGTTCCTCGACAACGTCATGGACTCCGGGCTGGCCGCGCTGATCGTGGCCGTCATCTGGGCCGCTGTCGCGGCGGTCCTGTACTCGATGGGCAAGAAGAACGCCGAGCGGATCCGCGGCCTGAAGCAGACCAACGACAGCGTGCAGCGCATTCCCGACGCGCTCAAGCCGCACCCGGAGGGAGTGACCCGATGAGCACCGATCCCGAGCAGATCCGCCGCGAGATCGAAGCCACCCGCAACAACCTCAGCTCGGACGTGGACGCCCTGGCGTACAAGGTCAGCCCGAGCCGCATCGTCGACGACCGCAAGCAGCGCGTCCGCAGCGCGCTGACGAACGTGAAGGACAAGGTGATGGGAACCGCATCGGACCTCGGCCACAGCACCGGCAACGCCGCCCACTCGGTGGGCGACCACGCCTCCTCGATGGCGTCCACGGTGGGCGACAGGGCACAGTCCGCCGCCGCCACGGTGAGCGACGCCGCGCACCGGGCGCCGGAGGTGGTGCGGCGCAAGTCCGAGGGCAACCCGATCGCCGCCGGGGTGATCGCCTTCGGTGTCGGCATGCTGGTCTCCTCGCTGATCCCGGCCACCCGTCGCGAGCAGCAGGTCGCCGCGCAGGTCAAGGAGAAGGCCACCGAGCACGGCGGGGTGGTGAAGGAGAAGCTGGGCGAGGTCGCCGGTGAGCTGAAGGAGGAGCTGCGCGAGCCGGCGCAGCACGCCGCCGAGTCGGTGAAGGCCACCGCGCAGGACGCCGCGCACACGGTCAAGGATGACGGCCGCGCCGCCGCCCAGGACGTCCGGCACAGCGCCGAGCAGGTGCGGTCCTGAAGGTCCGCACCTCCGGTTAGGAAGGGCCCCTTTTTATCGCCCAGGCGATAAAAAGGGGCCCTTCCTTACACCTCGGCGCGCAGCGGTGGTGAGGGCACGGCTCCGGTCTCCACCCAGAGCACCAGGTCGTCGGGGCGGCGCCGGGTCATCCGCCGGCGGAGAACCCGTGTGGAGTTGGCCGCCGTCCGCACCCGGTCGCCCGCGTAGGGCACCCCGCCGCGCAGCCGCCGGCCCACCGCCAGCCAGGCGCACAGGCCGCGCTCCAGCACCCAGGCGGGCGCGGCCAGGCTCGTGTGCGCCGGGAAGACGCGGGCACCGCCCGCCCGTCGCCGGCCCAGCTCCGCCACCGCGACAGTCGCCAGCCCGGCCCGCAGCAGCAGCCCGGTCCGGCGGGTGGCGAGCGCGACGGCCGTCGCCGGCAGCACCGCCAGCGCGGCCAGCAGCCACACCGGCCGGGCCGTCTCGTCGTACGCCTGGCGGACGCGCTGCCCGAGGAAGTGCCCGGCGGTGGGCGGGAGTCGCCGCACGTACAGCCACGCCGGGGTGGCGGTGCTGCCGCCGTACGCGCGCACGGTCCGGACCAGTTCCAGGTTCTCGAAGAGCACGTCGGGGTCGTAGCCGCCCATCGCCAGGAACGTGCTCCGCCGCACCGCGACCGTGCCCGGCCAGTCGCCGCCGACCACGCGGGCCAGCAGCGTCCGGCCGGTGTCCCACCAGGCGTGCCAGGGCAGCGGGTCGAAGTGGTTCTGCGGCCGGACCAGGTCCACCCCGTCCAGCATCTGGTGCACCGCGCACAGGGCCGGCCGGTCGTACCGGACGTCGTCGTCGGCGATCACCACGTGCTCGTGCCGGGCCAGCGCGACGCCGGTGAGCACGCCGAGCACCTTGCCGTTGCGACCGCGCAGCGCCGGGTCCGGCGGTACGTGCCGCACCAGCCCGCGCCAGGCGTCGGCGTGCCGGGCGAACAGCTCCGGCGCCGATCCGTCCACCACCACCACGTCGACCCAGCGGCTCAGCTCGCGCAGGTACCCGGTCAGCTCGTCCAGGCCCTCGTCGTCGCGGGCGCGCAGCGGCAGGACGTACGCCATCGGGAGCCGGACCGGCGCGGACGCGGCGGCCTGGTCGCGCGGCTGCGCGGCGGTCGGTCGGGTCACGTCGCCTCCCTTCGGGTCGGGGTGACGCGACTTGCCCGGAATGCGGCTGCTGAAACCGTTTCGGGCGGGCTGTGTCGGGTAGCGCAGCCGGATACGGACGGTCCGAGTCGGAGGGAGACGTGATGCCCAGCAACGCGACGAGATGGACGCTGGCCGGCGCTGCCGCGGTGGCCGCGCTCGGAGTCACCCGGACGGTGGCCCGTCGGCGGCACCGGCACCAGCCCGACCGGGAGGACGGCTGGTACGTGGTGCGCCGCGGGATCACCGTGAACCGGCCGGTGGACGAGGTGATCGGGTTCTGGACCGACCGGGAACGGCTCGACCGAGGGCTGGCCGAGTGGGCCACGCTGGAGCAGCTCGACGCGAACCGGTGGCGCTGTGTGGCAGCCGACCCGGCCGGCGGCGGCACCGAGTGGCGGGCCGAGATCACCGTCGACGGGCCGGGCCGGTTGAGCTGGCGGGTCACCGACGGGCCGGTCGCCCAGCGCGGCCGGGTCGAGCTGGCCGCCGCCCCCCAGGACCGGGGCACCGAGATCCGGGCCGAGCTGTGGTGGCGTTCCGGGCCGATCCGGCGGGCGGTCGGCCTCGTCGGCGGCAGCGACCCGGACCTGGGACTGCGCACGGCGCTGCGCCGGATCAAGTCGCTGGTCGAGACCGGGCAGGTGCTCGACACCCGGCACGACCCGTCCGGGCGCAGCCCGCGCCAGGAACGGGCGACGGACAAGGTACGCGAGAAGCTGATGGTGGGAGGACGACCGTGAGGGCGTTGTGCTGGGGGGGCGTCGGCAAGCTGGCGGTGCGGGACGTGCCGGAGCCGACCATCAGGTCCGGCGGCGACATCATCGTCAAGGTGCGCGCGAGCAGCGTCTGCGGCTCCGACCTGCACCTGATCAACGGTTACCTGCCGGCGATGCGCGAGGGTGACATCCTCGGCCACGAGTTCATGGGCGAGGTGGTCGAGACCGGTCCGGACGTGCGGCGCATCTCCGTCGGCGACCGGGTGGTGGTCGGCTCGGTGGTGGCCTGCGGCTCGTGCTGGTACTGCCGCACCGAGCAGTTCTCGCTCTGCGACAACTCCAACCCGCAGCCGGTCTTCACCGAGAAGCTGTGGGGCCACTCGCCCGCCGGCATCCTCGGCTACTCGCACGCGGCGGGCGGCTACGCGGGCAGCCACGCCGAGTACATCCGGGTGCCCTTCGGCGACGTCGGCGCGTTCACCGTGCCGGACGGGGTGCCGGACGACTCGGTGGTGTTCGCCTCCGACGCCATGCCGACCGGCTGGATGGCCGCCGACTTCTGCGATCTCAAGGGCGGCGAGGTGGTAGCTGTCTGGGGCGCCGGTGGCGTCGGCCAGATGGCGGCCCGGTCCGCGCAGATCCTCGGCGCCGAGCGGGTCGTGGTCATCGACCGGCTGCCGGAACGGCTCGCCACCGCGGCGCAGCGCCTCGGCGTGGAGACGATCAACTACGCGGAGACCGACGTGCTGGAGGCGCTGCGGGAGATGACCGCCGGGCGCGGCCCGGACGCCTGCATCGAGGCCGTCGGCATGGAGTCGCACGACGTCGGCCCGGCGTACGCGTACGACAAGGCCAAGCAGACGGTACGCGCGCAGACCGACCGCCCCACCTCGGTCCGGCAGGCGATCATGGCGGCCCGCAAGGGCGGCACGGTGAGCATCGTCGGCGTGTACGGCGGCCTGGTGGACAAGTTCCCGCTCGGCGCGGCCATGAACAAGGCCCTGGTGCTGCGGATGGGGCAGATGCACGCCCAGCGCTACATCCCGATGCTGCTGGACCGGGTCGCGGCCGGCGAGATCGACCCCGGCTACCTGGTCACCCACCCGATGTCGCTGGAGCAGGGCGCCCGGGGCTACGAGATCTTCGAGAAGAAGGAGGACGGCTGCCTGCGTACCGTGCTGCACCCGCAGGCCGCCTGACCCGTCCGGGGGTGCGCCCGTTCAGCGCGGCGGGCGTACCCCGCCCGGGCGTGCCCCGTCGAGCGGGCGTACCCCGTCGAGCAGCAGCCCGCCGGGCGGCAACGCCGGCATGGCGCCGAGGTCGAGCGCCAGGTCCTGCGGCGGTACGCGGTAGCTCATCGCGCCGGTCAGGTTCGTCACGGCCCGCTTCATCAGCTCGATCGTGATCCACTCACCGGCGCAGCGGTGGCCGGTGAAGTGGTCGCCGCCGCCCTGCGGGACCAGGCCGAAGGGATCGTCGCGCCACCCGGCGAAGCGCTCGGGGCGGAACTGCTCCGGCTCGGGCCACACGTCGGGGTGGTGGTTCGTGCCGTACAGGTCGAGCAGCACCCGCCGGCCCTGCGGGAACGCGTACCCCCGCCACTGGAACGAGCGGCGCACCCGGGCCGCGGCGACCGGGAAGAACGGGTAGTAGCGCCGTACCTCCTGCACGAACTGCTCGGTCGCGGCGTCGTCGCCGGGCAGGCGGTCCCGCCAGTGCGGGTGGTCGTGCAGCGCCAGCGCGGCGAAGACCACGTACCGGTCCACCGCGACGGTGGGGCGCAGCACGTTCAGCAGTTCCACAGCGGCGATCCGGCGGGGCAGCGGCAGACCCCGCTCGTCCCGGTGCCCGGCCACCACCGCCAGCGCGCTGCCCTCCGGGGCGGGCACCGCGCCGGCGCGTACCCGCTCGATCAGCTCGCCGGCCCAGCGTTGCGCGCGCCGACGGCCGAGCCGTCCGCGCCAGTGCCGGGGGCCCAGCGCGGCCGGGGCCTCGATCATCGCGTGCATCTCGGCGGTGCGGCGCGGCACGTCGGCCTCGGCCAGCGGCACCCCGGCCCAGGCCCAGACCGTACGGGTCAGGATCTCGCCCACCTCGTCGTAGAGCACCACCGGGCCGCCCTCGGCCCAGTCGGGGATCCGGGCCCGCCACTGCTCGTCGAAGATCTCCCCGAGGCGGCGGATCGCGGCCGGGGTCATGATCGACATGAACATCGCCTTGCGGACCCGGTGCGCCTGCCCGTCGAGGCCCTGCACGCCGCCGACGCCGGTGAGCGTGCGCTGCCCGCGCATCGGCATGGCGCCGCGCCGGACGAACCGCTCCTCGTCGTAGAACAGCTCGGCGGCCTCCCGGCCGCGCAGGCAGATGGTCGGTTCCAGCAGCAGCCGGGTCTGGAAGACGTCGGTGCCGAGGCGGTCGCAGCGGGAGCCGACGAAGCGGTAGCCCTCCCGGAGAAACGCGATCGTGCTGTCCGGGCTCCGGTCGCTCGGCATGGTGCTCATCTCGACTGCTCCTGATGCGGTTCGGCGGCGTTGCCTACCTACCCGGCGCGGCGCGGCCGAACCCTCCATCTCAGCAGCTCGGGCCCTTCGGGGGAGGGGCCGGCCACGCGGGGCGGTGCTGGCCCCTCCCCGGGGGCGGAAAAGCTGGTTCCCTCGGGTTCGCGGACCGGCGGTGACCGGTCCGCGAACCGCCGGCGCGGCGTCCGGCGGCGGTCACCGACGACGGGGGAGGGCACTGATGCGTGACGACAGGGCGGTGCTACGGCACCGCGAGGCAGCGGCCCGGCTGCGCGGCGACGGCCGCGACGGGCCGCTGATCGGCGGGCCCCGGCGCCCCGAGGGCCGCCCTCCGCGCTACTTCACCGTGCACCTGGGCTTCGCCGCCGCCGACCCCGCCGTCGCGCGGGAGCACGCCGTGGCGTACGCCGAAGCACTCGGCCTGCTCCGCCCGGAGCTGGCACTCGGCGCGGCGGCGCTGTCCCCGGCGGACGCCTGGCACCGCGCCGAGCGGCTGTTCTGCGACGCCGCCGGGCCCGACGGCGAGCGCTGCGCCGACGTGGCCGGTCACCCCGGCTTCCACCACGCGCCCGGTCCGGGCGGACTCGGCTGGGGCGACGGTGACTGAAGCGCGTTCAGTCCAGGTCGAACTCGCCGTCCTGGGCGCCCGCGACGAACGCATCCCACTCGGCCTGGGTGAAGACCAGCACCGGCCCGTCCGGCTCGGCGGAGTTGCGCATACCGATCAGGTCATCGACGAAGGCCACTTCGACCGCTCCCTCGGAGGTGTCGCCCTCAGCCCGCTGCCAAACCGCCCGGGAGAGGTCGAAATCGCCCTTGGGGTGCTGACCCATCGCTGTTCCTCCATCGCCATGCGTAACGAGACGGCCCGAGCGGACCTCATCGGGCAGGATAAGCGGATGCCGAGCCTCACCCGTGCAGAGGCGACCGCGCGCCGCGCGTCGATCAGTGTCGAGTCCTACGATGTGGACCTCGACCTGACCGGCGACGCCGAGCGGTTCCGCTCCGCCGTCACCATCCGGTTCCGGGCCACCCCCGGCGCCGAGACCTTCGTCGACGTCAAGCCGCGCCGACTCCTCGCCGCCCGCCTCAACGGCCGCGACCTCGACCCGGCCCTGCTCGCCGGCGACCGGCTGCCGCTGACCGGCCTGGCCGAGGACAACACGCTCACCGTCGAGGCCGAGATGGTCTACTCCAACACCGGCGAAGGGCTGCACCGTTTCGTCGACCCGGCCGACGGCGAGACGTACCTGTACGCGATGTCCTTCCTGGACGACGGGCCGCGCATCTTCGCCGCGTTCGACCAGCCCGACCTGAAGGCGCCGGTGACGCTGACCGTCACGGCGCCGCCGGAGTGGACAGTCGCCGCCAACGGGGCGGACGCCGACCGCCCCGCGCCCGGCCGCTGGGAGTTCGCCACCACCGAGCCGCTCGCGACCTACTTCGTCTCGCTGATCGCCGGGCCCTGGCACGTGCTGCGCGCCGAGCACGACGGCATCCCGCTCGGCCTCTACTGTCGGCGCTCGCTCGCCGCCCACCTGGACGCCGACGCCGAGGAGATCTTCACCGTCACCCGGCAGTGCTTCGACCGCTTCCACGAGCTGTTCGCCGAGCGCTACCCGTTCGGCAAGTACGACCAGGCGTTCGTGCCGGAGTTCAACGCCGGCGCGATGGAGAACCCGGGCCTGGTCACGATCCGCGACGACTACGTCTTCCGCTCCGCTGTCACCGACACCCAGCGGGAGCTGCGCGCCACCACCATCGCCCACGAGATGGCGCACATGTGGTTCGGCGACCTGGTCACCATGAGCTGGTGGGACGACCTGTGGCTCAACGAGTCCTTCGCCGAATACCTGGGCACCCGGGTCACCGCCGAGGCGACCCGGTTCGACCGGGCGTGGACCACGTTCGCGAGCCGCCGCAAGGGCTGGGGCTACACCGCCGACCAGCGCCCCTCCACCCACCCGGTGGCGCCGGAGGAGGTGGCCGACGCCGCGCGGGCGCTGCTCAACTTCGACGGCATCTCGTACGCCAAGGGGGCCAGCGTGCTGCGTCAGCTCGTCGCCTGGCTCGGTGACGAGGCGTTCCTGGCCGGGCTGAACGCGCACTTCGCCGCGCACCGGTTCGGCAACGCGACGCTCGCCGACCTGCTGGCCGCCCTGGGTACGGCGAGCGGCCGCGACCTGGACGGCTGGGCGGAACGCTGGCTGCGCCGCGCGCAGGTGAACACGCTGCGGGTCGAGACCGCTGTGGACGCCGACGGGCGGTGGACCGAGGTGGCGATCGTGCAGACCGCCCCGGCGAGCCACCCGGTGCTGCGGCCGCACCGCATCGGCGTGGCCCACCACATCGCTGACGGCCCGGCGTACCGGTTCGAGGTCGACCTCGACCCGGACGCCGACGGTGGCCGCACTCCGCTGCCGGAGCTGGTCGGGCGGCCCGCCACCGGGCTCGTGCTGCCGAACGCCGGTGACCTGACGTTCGCGAAGATCCGGCTCGATCCGGCCTCGGCGGACGCGGTGCCGCTGTTGCTTCCCGGCCTCGACGACTCGCTGGCCCGGGCGCTGCTCTGGGCCGAGACGCTGGACGCGGTCACCGACGGGGAACGGCCGGCCGGCGCGCTCGCCGGGCTGATCGGGGCGGCGCTGCCGGCCGAGACCGAGGTGACGATCGTCGAGGACGTGCTGCTGCTCAGCCGCCGGCTGATCGACCGCTACCTCGACCCGCTCGCCCGGGACGCGGCGCTGCTGCGGGTGGCGAACGCCTGCGCGGCGCTGCTCGACTCGGCGCCCGCGGGCGGTTCCCTGCAACTGGCGGCGGCGCGGGGTCTGGTCGGCGCCACCACCGACACCGCGATGCTGACCGGCTGGCTCGCCGGCAAGGGGGTGCCGCCAGGGCTGGCGATCGACACCGACCTGCGCTGGGCGGTGCTGCGCCGGCTCGTGGTGCTCGGTGCGGCCGGCGCATCGGAGATCGACGCCGAGGCCGCCGCCGACCGCAGCTCCACCGGCGCCGAGCAGGCCGCCGCGTGTCGGGCCGCGCTGCCCGACGCCGACGCGAAGCGGGCCGCCTGGGAGATCGTCACCCGCAGCACCGAGCTGTCCAACCGGCTGGTCGAGGCCACCGCCGAGGGCTTCTGGCAGCCCGAGCAGGCCGAACTGACCGCCGGGTACGTGCAGCGCTACTTCACCGACATGCCGATGGCGGCGCGTCTGCGTACCGCGTGGGTGGCCGACGCGGTCACGGTGGCCGCGTACCCCCGCTACGCCGTGGCGCAGACCACCCGGGAGATGGCCGCGGCGCTGCTGACCCGCGACGACCTCACGCCCGGCCTGCGGCGGTGGGTGACCGACCTGGACGACGACATGCGCCGGGCGCTCGTGGCCCGGACGGCGGTGGCCGCCGCGGCGGCCTGACCGGGCACGCCGGGCGGGGCTCACCCGCCCGGCGTGACCGACCCCGCCCGGGGCCGTCCGGCGGGCAGCCTACGATCGCGGGGTGGAGGAAGACATCCGGCGGGTCGGGATCATGGGTGGCACGTTCGACCCGATCCACCACGGGCACCTGGTGGCGGCGAGCGAGGTGGCCGACCGGTTCGGCCTGGACGAGGTCGTGTTCGTGCCGACCGGGCAACCGTGGCAGAAGGCGGAGGAAGCGGTCACCCCCGCCGAGGACCGCTACCTCATGACGGTGATCGCCACCGCCTCCAACCCGCGTTTCCAGGTGAGCCGGGTCGACATCGACCGGGGTGGTCCCACCTACACCGTCGACACGCTGCGCGACCTGCACGCCGAGTACGGCCCGAAGGCGCAGTTGTTCTTCATCACCGGTGCGGACGCCCTGGAGCGCATCCTCTCCTGGAAGGACCTGGACGAGGCGCTCGAACTGGCCCACTTCATCGGCGTGACCCGGCCCGGCTTCGAACTCACCGACAAGCACCTCCCGGCCGACTCGGTCAGCCTGGTGCAGGTGCCGGCGATGGCGATCTCCTCGACCGACTGCCGCGCGCGGGTCGCCCGGGGGGAGCCGGTGTGGTACTTGGTGCCCGACGGTGTGGTGCAGTACATCGCGAAACGGCGTCTTTACCAGCGGTGATTCGCCCCTTTGTGTCCCGGTTCATGCCTGTAATCGACGAGAACTGACAAGTCGCCGCACCGCCGGGTGTGAGACGCTTGGAGGGTCGCACGGTTGATCGAAGGAGAACGGTGACAGTTTCCGAACGCGCGCACGAGCTGGCGATCGCCGCCGCCCAGGCCGCGGCCGACAAGAAGGCACAGGACATCGTCATCATCGACGTGGGCGACCAGCTCGCGATCACCGACGCGTTCCTGCTGGCCGCCGCTCCGAACGAGCGTCAGGTGCTCGCCATCGTCGACGCCATCGAGGAGCGCCTGCTCGAGCTGCCGGAGAAGGCCAAGCCGGTGCGCCGCGAGGGTGAGCGCGGCGGCCGCTGGGTGCTGCTCGACTACGTCGACATCGTGGTGCACGTCCAGCACACCGAGGAGCGCGAGTTCTACGCGCTCGACCGGCTCTGGAAGGACTGCCCGCAGATCCCGTTCACCGATCGCGACCTGGCCGACTCGGCCGCCGGCACCGCCACCGCCGAATGACCCGCCTGATCATCTGGCGGCACGGCAACACCGACTGGAACGCCGCGAGCCGGGTCCAGGGGCAGACCGACGTGCCGCTCAACGACCTCGGCCGGGAACAGGCCCGCGCCGCCGCGCCGGTGCTCGCCGCGCTGCGCCCGGACGCCATCGTCGCCAGCGACCTGCGCCGGGCCGCCGACACCGCAGCCGCGCTCGCGGCGCTGACCGGGCTGCCGGTCCGCTCCGACGCCCGGCTGCGCGAACGGCACTTCGGCCAGTGGCAGGGCCTCACCCTGACCGAGGTGGCCGAGCGGTTCCCCGACGAGTACGCCCGCTGGCGGGCCGGTGACCCCGACCCGGGCGCCGGCATCGAGCCCCTGGGCGACCTGGGCGCCCGGCTCGGCGCCGGCTTCCAGGACGCCGCCGACCTGGCCACCGGCGGCACCGTCGTGGTGACCACCCACGGCGGCGGGGCCCGGCAGGGCGTCGGGCACCTGCTCGGCTGGGACCACACCGTGCTGCGCAGCCTCGGCTCCCTGGCGAACTGCCACTGGACCGAACTGCGCCACGACGAGGTTCGGGGCTGGCACCTGCGGGCGCACAACGTCGGGCTGATCACCCAGCCGGCGCTCACCGACGCGGTCTGACACCTCCAGCCCCGGCACCTCACAGCGCCATCGGCTAGCGTGCCGGTCATGCCCGTCGCGGTCGTCACCGACTCCACCGCCTACCTGCCCCCCGACCTGGTCCGCGCACGCGGGCTCACCGTCGTCCCGCTGACCGTCGTGCTCAACGGCGCGGAAGGACTGGAGGGCATCGAGACCTCCCCGGCCGACGCCACCCGGGCGCTGAGCGGCCGTCGGGTCTCGGTGAGCACGTCCCGGCCCGCGCCGGAACAGTTCGCGCAGGTCTACCGCGCGCTGCTCGCCGACGGCGCCGACGGCGTGGTGTCGGTGCACCTGTCCGCCGAGCTGTCCGGCACCGTCGAGGCCGCCCGGCTCGCCGCCGCCGAGGTCGGCGACGACCGGGTCACCGTCGTCGACAGCCGATCCACCGGCATGGGTCTCGGCTTCCCGGCGCTCGCGGCCGCCGCGGCCGCCGCGCGGGGCGCCGACCTGACCGGGGTACGCGACGCGGCGCTGGACGCGGTCGCCCGGACCACCATCTACTTCTACGTCGACACGCTGGAGTTCCTGCGCCGGGGCGGCCGGATCAACGCGGCCGAGGCGCTGCTCGGCACCGCCCTCTCGGTCAAGCCGATCATGCACATGCCGGACGGCGCGATCGTGGTCAAGGACAAGGTCCGTACCGCCAGCCGGGGCGTGGCACGCCTGGTCGACCTCGCCGTCGAGGCAGCAGGTGACGCCGAGGTGGACCTCGCCGTGCACCACCTCGCCGCGCCGCAACGGGCCGAGCAGTTGCTGGCGGCGCTGACCGAGCGGCTGGGCGACCGCCTGCACGACACGTACGTCACCGAGGCCGGAGCCGTGGTCGCCGCGCACGCCGGGCCGGGGCTGGCGTGCGTGGTGGTCCACCGCCGCACGCCCTAGGGTGGCCGGATGAGCCCACTGTCGTACGTCGTCACCGGAGGCGGGCGCGGCGTCGGGCGGGCGATCGTGGAACGGCTGGCCACCGATGGCGGCACTGTGGTCGTGGTCGAGCGGGACACCGGCGCGCTGGACTGGCTGGCCCGGCACCCGCTGGCCGACCGGCTGCACGCGGTGACCGGGGACGCCGGCGACGAGGCGGTCACCGGCCGGGCCGCCGACCGCGCCGAGGCGTCCGCGCCGCTGGCCGGCTGGGTCAACAACGCCGCCGTCTTCCGCGACGCCGACCTGCACCGCGCGCCCGCGGCCGAGGTCGTCGACCTGATCACGCTCAACCTGCGCCCCGCCGTGGCCGGGGCCGGCACCGCCGTACGCCGCTTCCTGGCCGCCGGGTCCGGCGG from the Micromonospora sp. WMMA1947 genome contains:
- a CDS encoding phage holin family protein, giving the protein MTVPTQDPGYQAAGAPPHADEVRSSSIGDLMRQVTTDLSTLMRQEVELAKAEIRQEGKKAGKAAGLFGGAGFGGYMVALFVSIAIWQFLDNVMDSGLAALIVAVIWAAVAAVLYSMGKKNAERIRGLKQTNDSVQRIPDALKPHPEGVTR
- a CDS encoding DUF3618 domain-containing protein, which translates into the protein MSTDPEQIRREIEATRNNLSSDVDALAYKVSPSRIVDDRKQRVRSALTNVKDKVMGTASDLGHSTGNAAHSVGDHASSMASTVGDRAQSAAATVSDAAHRAPEVVRRKSEGNPIAAGVIAFGVGMLVSSLIPATRREQQVAAQVKEKATEHGGVVKEKLGEVAGELKEELREPAQHAAESVKATAQDAAHTVKDDGRAAAQDVRHSAEQVRS
- a CDS encoding glycosyltransferase family 2 protein, which encodes MTRPTAAQPRDQAAASAPVRLPMAYVLPLRARDDEGLDELTGYLRELSRWVDVVVVDGSAPELFARHADAWRGLVRHVPPDPALRGRNGKVLGVLTGVALARHEHVVIADDDVRYDRPALCAVHQMLDGVDLVRPQNHFDPLPWHAWWDTGRTLLARVVGGDWPGTVAVRRSTFLAMGGYDPDVLFENLELVRTVRAYGGSTATPAWLYVRRLPPTAGHFLGQRVRQAYDETARPVWLLAALAVLPATAVALATRRTGLLLRAGLATVAVAELGRRRAGGARVFPAHTSLAAPAWVLERGLCAWLAVGRRLRGGVPYAGDRVRTAANSTRVLRRRMTRRRPDDLVLWVETGAVPSPPLRAEV
- a CDS encoding cyclase, coding for MPSNATRWTLAGAAAVAALGVTRTVARRRHRHQPDREDGWYVVRRGITVNRPVDEVIGFWTDRERLDRGLAEWATLEQLDANRWRCVAADPAGGGTEWRAEITVDGPGRLSWRVTDGPVAQRGRVELAAAPQDRGTEIRAELWWRSGPIRRAVGLVGGSDPDLGLRTALRRIKSLVETGQVLDTRHDPSGRSPRQERATDKVREKLMVGGRP
- a CDS encoding zinc-dependent alcohol dehydrogenase, whose amino-acid sequence is MRALCWGGVGKLAVRDVPEPTIRSGGDIIVKVRASSVCGSDLHLINGYLPAMREGDILGHEFMGEVVETGPDVRRISVGDRVVVGSVVACGSCWYCRTEQFSLCDNSNPQPVFTEKLWGHSPAGILGYSHAAGGYAGSHAEYIRVPFGDVGAFTVPDGVPDDSVVFASDAMPTGWMAADFCDLKGGEVVAVWGAGGVGQMAARSAQILGAERVVVIDRLPERLATAAQRLGVETINYAETDVLEALREMTAGRGPDACIEAVGMESHDVGPAYAYDKAKQTVRAQTDRPTSVRQAIMAARKGGTVSIVGVYGGLVDKFPLGAAMNKALVLRMGQMHAQRYIPMLLDRVAAGEIDPGYLVTHPMSLEQGARGYEIFEKKEDGCLRTVLHPQAA
- a CDS encoding cytochrome P450 — its product is MSTMPSDRSPDSTIAFLREGYRFVGSRCDRLGTDVFQTRLLLEPTICLRGREAAELFYDEERFVRRGAMPMRGQRTLTGVGGVQGLDGQAHRVRKAMFMSIMTPAAIRRLGEIFDEQWRARIPDWAEGGPVVLYDEVGEILTRTVWAWAGVPLAEADVPRRTAEMHAMIEAPAALGPRHWRGRLGRRRAQRWAGELIERVRAGAVPAPEGSALAVVAGHRDERGLPLPRRIAAVELLNVLRPTVAVDRYVVFAALALHDHPHWRDRLPGDDAATEQFVQEVRRYYPFFPVAAARVRRSFQWRGYAFPQGRRVLLDLYGTNHHPDVWPEPEQFRPERFAGWRDDPFGLVPQGGGDHFTGHRCAGEWITIELMKRAVTNLTGAMSYRVPPQDLALDLGAMPALPPGGLLLDGVRPLDGARPGGVRPPR
- a CDS encoding DUF397 domain-containing protein, whose protein sequence is MGQHPKGDFDLSRAVWQRAEGDTSEGAVEVAFVDDLIGMRNSAEPDGPVLVFTQAEWDAFVAGAQDGEFDLD